The sequence TAGCCACTGGGTCCTTTAGTAGATCCAAACAGATCGAACAAGAGAAGGTTTCACGGTCCAGCTCAAACCCTTTCTGCGCCATTTCACCTCTCAGCGACAACGGACTCAGTTTCAATTCCTGAGAAACTGAACTAGATTCAGCGTTGGTCTGAATAACCTGTGTGTCTGCAGCTTTTGCCCTTCACTCTGTTGGTTACACCCATCTTCAAACTGTAGATCTAAAGGGGAGGGGACAGGGAAATATATGAGCAGGAAGAACAGGGAGGGGTTATCAAGCCATGATTCATTCCAGGAAGAGGAGCAGTTCAAGAGCGATACTGTGTGTTCAACACTTGTTTACAATAGAGCTCATTTGTCATTTGAAACACTGGTGACTTTAGCTTTAAGATGACAAACTCTTCAAATCAGACGGCAAATAGATGGCTCCCCAGTTTGAAATGTAACTGATTGATTCTGTAATCCAGTTCAAACCTTTCTGTTTATTAAATTAATCTTAAATATGTACTGCAGATGTAATACAACATACAAATCATCAGTTATACTAATTATAACTCCTCATAATATAGACCCGCCAAGGGCTAACCTCCCATTTATTTCCCTTTACTTCGTTTTTTGACTAGGTTATTGTGTATGGTAACAATGCATGTTTTATTACAGACATACATGGTTGTCAACTTGTCACCATCACCATGTCCTGTTGTTTCAAATGTTTTTAGTCTTGTTTGGGAACTTGATTTGTACTAAAAAGGGTTATTATGTCTCTGTTTTCTAAGGCAAATCTTAATCTGTATATTATGTCGTGTAGCAAAAGGTAAAAATAAAGCAGTATATAGGCTATATTCCACCACGTTATACACTCATTTGCAATATAGTATATCTCTATGTATACTGTATATCAACATGTCTTTGATTCCCGGAAAATGTATGCAACTCAAAATATGTTAATGTTTTTGTTTGGATATTAACCCCATACCTTCATACCAATATCGGGTACTTGTGGGTTATCTGTCGCCACCTTTTAATGGCGGGTAGCTGGATCCTCAACATGAACTTTTTAATTTCTCTAAATAACAAACGTTAATCCTAAGGTTAGGGTTATTTAGACTTGGAGAGAttctaaacaaaacaaaaaaaagtgcgTATTTAGAGAGTCTGAACAAAAGTGGCGACAGATAACCCACAAGTAGGCTACCTATAGTGTGTGCAAAGTTTGTGAACATAATTACCGTAAATTACATAATGTTGGCCTGTTTTGCAGAGTCATCAGCATGGGGTGAGGTTGCTGCTTTGTGCTGCGCCTTGCATCATACACAGATGAGTCAACGGGAGCAGGCTGGCACAGTCTACTGGACACCGAGAAGTTCACACACTATCAAGAATTGTTTTAAAGGTCAATCCATGCACTTAACCGGAAGAATTTGACAAGCTAAGTCAAAAACTTATTTCCCGAACAGGCAGCTTCAGAAACAAACAGAGCGAGGAGCACTGAGCAGAAGGTGAGGTTTGTTGGGACTGGAGATATGAATGCGGACATCGAGGAGCAGGAAGACGAACTGCTCGCCCTGGAGAGTATCTTTGATTCGGAGGAGTTTGTCCGAAATGAGTCGAAGTTTGCCGGAGAAATCCGAGCGTGTGTTGAGCTGCCTGCAGGCTTCAACGTGCTTTTGAAAGAAGGTAAATAAACCAGCTTGAAAAATGTGATGTTGTTGATATAATAGAAGGGTGTGTGGgttataaaatgaacattttgtaAAAATTAGATCCGTCAATTAGCTTTAAATTGGAAATACGTGAGACACGTTATAATTGAAAAATACTGTATATCTTACAGTTGGCTATAGTATATTTTATCATTTGTATTATATCATCCAAGCAATGTTACTTAtaagcagaggtggaagaaatactcagatcttgagtaaaagtagaagtaccagaatgtaggaatactctgttacacagtggcggttctagaccaatttcactggggggccagttattttctgaggggggcacaataaatgcaggacgaaaaagagtactagacagtatgaagtgattgcgcataagaaaacaatgcaatagagttactggtatttgtttcagtacacttatttatttcagatagatcttatagttattactgttagcttcagcttaagttatagtgtaatgtttgcactaacacatttaacatttaaaaaaaacaaaaaaactttTCATTGTTAGAACCGCGCCTGCTGTTACAAGTCAAAGTTATGTATTCGatatgttactcaagtaaaagaagGGAGACCAGGGACAGTTGTAACACGGGTCGGTTGTAACACCTTCACTatctccaatcacaaacaagctagAGCTAGAGTGATGAAACTCACTCTGCACATGCGCAGTTAGATGGTAAGATCGCTGAGAAAAAAAGGAGCCATGTTTGAATTTCTCACGTAAGATATCAGCAAAAGTGTGTTTCTGAGGTAAAATATTAACTCAAATTATATGATGAATTTTTTGGATACTGTCTTGAGTTCAAATgtctaggaatccaaactagtaTTATTAGAATCACTGTTTTGTAAGCTACAAATATAACTAGCTAAATATGGGTAAAGCGAGAAATCAGGCAGGTTCACAGGGGGTGGAAGCAAGACTGGTGGTCCTGGGACGGTTGTAACGGGACGGTTGTAACATGGCACATTTACAATGATGGCTCATTTGCTTGAATGATCAATTGTTCATTCAAGCATACAGTTGTATTGTTGATtggtgtgcattgtccctgtaaaaataaacagaatataatactgtacagtgtgtgtgtgtgtttacagtatgCCAAATGTCAGaaagaggaagacagacaggggaGTGCCACTTGCTCTGCTGCAGAGGGCCTCAAATGAAGTTGAGAAGGGCAAATCATTCAGGGAAGTGGCAAAGTCCCTGGATATATGCCATGTCACCCTGTACCGGTTCCATAAAAAGAGGCTGAGGTTGGAGAGTCAGGGATCATAAACACCCCCAAGAGTAGGCTACTAGACACCAAAGAAGGTGTTCTCAACAGAGCAGGAGATGCTTTTGAGAGACTACCTGATGGAGGCAGCTGATTTATATTATGGTCTCAGCTCAAAGGAGGTAGGTCTACATAATTAAGGTAGAAGCACCTCTCAGAGAACAGTTTAATCCTTCACAGAGGATGATGATgctgtgtgtgttatctgttatcctgttcattgttcattgtttgttggaggATGTGTGAAACCCCATTCAAATCTAGTTGCCTTAGAATTTTACAGCTTTCCCTATTTGTTGTCATGTAAGTGTGAAAAAGGTAACCGTTATTAACATGTTACAACCGTGCCTGGCATGTGTTACAACTGTCCCTGTACACAAGGACAGTTGTAACAgttgagtttaaaaaaaaaaaatacattttccaaCCTGTACTTATTTCATAAAAACATCTTAAATACATTGTTTCAGTAGCTGACATATTGTTAATGTATAATAACAAAATGGCTATCCtattgtaaatgtttttttatggggaaaAACCCAAAAAGTGTTGCAACTGTCCCTGGTCTCCCCTACTAAAGTATTGTCATCAAAAATATACTGTGccaaaagtaaaaatacttattatgcagattggtccatttcagaataatatatatcatgtgttttgattataattattgatgcattaatctGTTATCAAAGCTtataaaggtgcagctagttttaattactttgtatactgcatggtagcttgtgaatttactgcAGGTGtcactaaagtcttatttaagtttttatatttcacattattaatctaaatctgtaaagtaactaaaggcagTGTagatgtagtggattaaaagtacacacttaacctctgaattgtagtgggggtagaagtacagagtagcaaaaataaatataaatactcaagtaaagtacaagtatctttaaatgttacttaagtacagtgcttcagtaaatgtacttagtaacTTGGACCACACATTTACTGAATTGTTTAAAGTATGTAATGCACTTTGGTCATGAGATCTTATTGTTTTTTCCAAAGGAGATACGCTGAGGCAGTATGAGATATCGTTCCTTCCACCTGTGCTGCTGACCTTTGAACTCCCTGAGGACTACCCATCCTGCtgccccccctccttcatcctcTCTTGCAGCTGGCTGACACACACTCAGGTAATCAGTACAAGCCATGTGGGTCAATTAAAACTTTATTGATCACATTTACAACCAGACAGAAATAGATGACTGCAGATTGCAAAGTGTCAACAAAGATTACATCAATCAATTTGCCCTCATCTCCCACAGCTCTCTGCAGTCTCTGATCAGCTGACTGACCTCTACCAGGCCACTGGAGGCGCTGTGGTGCTCTTCTCCTGGGTACAGTTTCTTAAAGAAGATGCTCTCAAGTTCCTGGGCATCCATACTCTGCTGGAGCTCCCCTCTGAAGAACACAGCCTGCAGGAACCATCAAATGCTGCACTCTTGGAACCAAAGAACAATCACTCCAATCCAAAGTCAGAACCCACAGTTTGTAATGTGTCAGATTTATGTAAACCAGACCTTTCTGCACGATCCTTGGAAGAGGAGAATCCAAGAGTGTTCCTTACAGATGGCCATGACCACTCTAACCAAATATCTTCAGATGCTAGTGAGGCTAAACAGATCTCAGAGTTTACGGCTGACCACCAGAATGATCTGTCCTCAGCCGCAGGCAAGTTGAAACATGGCCAGGAAGAGTTCTTAAATGAAGGGGATGTTTCAGCCTCATTACTACTTCCTCCCAGCTCCTCAGACCTACTGGATCAAAGTGAACAAGGAGCTGCTTCTTTGCCCCACTCCTCAGAATCCTCTCAGAATGAAGACCAAACGCTCTCTGGTCTCTCGCTTACTCCGTCACAAACTCTCCTCTCCCAGCTCTTGATCCATAATGCGGCTCAGAAACAGAAAATGTTTGCCACCACCGTGTTTGACTGTGGTGTGTGTTTTGAGGGCTGGCTTGGTTCGGACTGTGTGCAGCTGCCGGAATGTGGCCATATTTTCTGCCGGGCCTGTCTCGGCAAATTCTGCAAGCTCCAGATAAAAGAGGGGAACGTCCGAGGGGTCACCTGTC is a genomic window of Pseudochaenichthys georgianus chromosome 4, fPseGeo1.2, whole genome shotgun sequence containing:
- the LOC117445661 gene encoding E3 ubiquitin-protein ligase RNF14-like; translated protein: MNADIEEQEDELLALESIFDSEEFVRNESKFAGEIRACVELPAGFNVLLKEGDTLRQYEISFLPPVLLTFELPEDYPSCCPPSFILSCSWLTHTQLSAVSDQLTDLYQATGGAVVLFSWVQFLKEDALKFLGIHTLLELPSEEHSLQEPSNAALLEPKNNHSNPKSEPTVCNVSDLCKPDLSARSLEEENPRVFLTDGHDHSNQISSDASEAKQISEFTADHQNDLSSAAGKLKHGQEEFLNEGDVSASLLLPPSSSDLLDQSEQGAASLPHSSESSQNEDQTLSGLSLTPSQTLLSQLLIHNAAQKQKMFATTVFDCGVCFEGWLGSDCVQLPECGHIFCRACLGKFCKLQIKEGNVRGVTCPDADCPATPTPALVRSLVGEELFDRYDHLLLQSTLDCMGDVVYCPRTSCGSAVIVEMSSRAAQCSVCGFAFCVSCKKTYHGTEECRAKKSTKTQEIQLGIANLPQSQEGLMALWDDYASGSKQRQRLLENRYGRKIMRETVEDCLSEDWIVFNSKNCPHCFCRIQKNRGCNMMTCSKCLNRFCWACLDRLQTGANQHFVDSRCAADYREF